From a single Anaerolineales bacterium genomic region:
- a CDS encoding DapH/DapD/GlmU-related protein produces the protein MLKIILNAQTPIMPFCEPARDLRIQNSPLWLHQRNLLAPYVTREMELKQGDRLQPVREPTIVYRDNLFFDENYIKEFMAKAVKRKRPVRAAFRAEDPAFREHALPLSSSYTPAGDLYLADLWYYPNGPVADAEPLVIDLQAREIGYYHVPTYMGDQSGDLVFQVPLRALMAIDTWVHVFIADMVFSQFARGARFEKRLNEDLGFKVKILGKAIYEGRQVLECSELVKIGKGCVIDPSAVIHGPTIIGDNVTINAGAVIENCVIGSNVNVSQDVQLMLSVVGDGAFLPFRTALFMTTLMENSMVAQNTCLQMCVIGRNTFIGAGSTWTDYNLIPIPIRARDGHGNLSPSNRPVLGGCVGHNCRIGSGMIIYPARTIESDVVLAASAERRVIDRDITFDQSDHHNWKLAHLHQTPYHPDKKAEAESW, from the coding sequence ATGCTCAAGATCATCCTCAACGCGCAGACCCCGATCATGCCATTTTGCGAGCCTGCGCGTGATTTGCGGATTCAGAACTCGCCGCTCTGGCTGCACCAGCGCAACCTGCTTGCTCCATACGTGACCCGTGAGATGGAACTGAAGCAGGGAGACCGCCTTCAGCCGGTGCGCGAGCCGACCATTGTCTATCGCGACAATCTCTTTTTCGACGAAAATTACATCAAGGAATTCATGGCAAAAGCCGTGAAGCGCAAACGCCCTGTCCGGGCGGCGTTTCGTGCGGAGGACCCTGCCTTCCGTGAACACGCGCTTCCCCTTTCCTCATCCTATACCCCGGCAGGAGACTTGTATCTGGCGGACTTGTGGTATTACCCGAACGGACCTGTGGCAGATGCCGAGCCGCTGGTCATCGATCTTCAGGCGCGTGAGATCGGTTATTATCACGTTCCCACCTATATGGGTGACCAAAGCGGCGACCTGGTCTTCCAGGTCCCTTTACGCGCGCTGATGGCGATCGATACCTGGGTGCACGTTTTCATTGCAGATATGGTGTTCAGTCAGTTCGCGCGCGGGGCGCGTTTTGAGAAGCGCCTCAATGAAGATCTGGGTTTCAAAGTAAAGATCCTCGGAAAGGCAATTTATGAAGGGCGGCAGGTGCTGGAATGCTCGGAATTGGTGAAGATCGGCAAGGGCTGTGTGATCGATCCCAGCGCCGTTATCCACGGACCGACCATCATCGGTGATAATGTCACCATCAATGCCGGGGCTGTCATTGAGAATTGTGTCATCGGGAGCAACGTCAATGTTTCACAGGATGTCCAATTGATGCTCTCCGTGGTGGGTGACGGGGCTTTTCTTCCGTTCCGTACTGCCCTGTTCATGACCACCCTCATGGAGAACAGCATGGTGGCGCAGAATACCTGTCTGCAAATGTGCGTGATCGGGCGGAATACCTTTATCGGCGCGGGCTCTACTTGGACGGATTACAACCTGATTCCCATCCCGATCCGCGCACGAGATGGGCATGGGAACTTAAGCCCTTCCAATCGCCCGGTGTTGGGCGGTTGCGTAGGGCACAATTGCCGCATCGGCTCGGGCATGATCATCTACCCGGCGCGCACCATCGAATCGGATGTGGTACTGGCGGCTTCCGCCGAACGCCGTGTGATCGACCGCGACATCACCTTCGACCAGAGCGACCACCATAACTGGAAACTCGCCCACCTGCATCAAACGCCCTATCATCCAGATAAGAAAGCCGAGGCAGAGTCATGGTAA
- a CDS encoding 4-vinyl reductase, translating to MNNDEFFYPQKMGRIILLGMEEVISKGGVDAILHLAELDDLIQNYPPSKAEKSFSFEKVSLLLGTLEQAYGPRGGRGLALRTGRASFKYGLKEYGSMLGLTEVAFRLLPLTTKLRVGARSFAELFNKHTDQRVRVEETDNTIFWHIERCPLCWERKADEPICHLAVGLLQEALYWLSGGKVFNVEETACIARGDSNCTILVYKTPLS from the coding sequence ATGAACAATGATGAATTCTTTTATCCGCAGAAAATGGGGAGGATCATCCTGCTTGGCATGGAGGAAGTGATCAGCAAAGGCGGGGTGGACGCCATCCTGCACCTTGCTGAATTGGATGATTTGATTCAGAACTACCCGCCGTCAAAAGCAGAGAAGTCCTTTTCCTTTGAAAAGGTGAGTCTCCTGCTTGGGACGTTGGAGCAGGCATACGGCCCGCGAGGGGGGCGGGGATTGGCGCTGCGGACGGGGCGTGCCAGCTTCAAGTATGGTCTTAAGGAATATGGCTCCATGCTCGGTCTGACAGAAGTTGCATTTCGCCTTCTACCGTTGACTACAAAACTGCGTGTGGGAGCCCGATCGTTTGCAGAGTTGTTTAATAAACATACTGACCAGCGCGTGCGGGTGGAAGAGACCGATAACACTATTTTTTGGCATATCGAGCGTTGTCCGCTGTGCTGGGAGCGCAAAGCGGATGAACCGATCTGTCATCTGGCGGTGGGTCTATTGCAGGAAGCCTTGTATTGGCTGAGCGGGGGGAAGGTCTTTAATGTAGAGGAGACCGCCTGTATTGCGCGAGGCGACTCGAACTGCACCATTTTGGTGTACAAAACCCCGCTTTCCTAG
- a CDS encoding alpha/beta hydrolase, with protein sequence MSSITTDQGIVHYEVYGRGRPVILLHGWLGSWGLWQETMAYLGAFYRTYALDFWGFGESGKKRETYAVSDFVSLVNQFMEQLGIVHAPLVGHSMGGTVSLSVAHQYPDRVSKVVVVGSPIVGSSLAPLLKLAGYRSIAFMLFNMMGPFRAFMKYYYSRVICSDPRFPDMMDRDLSRTTVESFLLSIASLRRTDLTPVLPQIKVPSLGIYGDKDVIVHPMQWQPMLNGMPHARIERFARAGHFPMLEEPTEFTLKLKKFLDEDIPAS encoded by the coding sequence GTGTCTTCCATCACCACTGATCAGGGAATAGTTCATTACGAAGTATACGGGCGCGGACGCCCCGTCATACTTTTGCATGGATGGCTTGGCTCATGGGGGCTGTGGCAGGAGACCATGGCATATTTGGGCGCATTCTATCGCACCTACGCACTGGATTTTTGGGGGTTCGGTGAATCAGGAAAGAAGCGCGAAACCTATGCTGTTTCTGATTTTGTCAGCCTGGTCAATCAATTCATGGAACAGTTGGGGATCGTCCACGCGCCGCTGGTGGGACACAGCATGGGTGGAACGGTCAGTCTTTCGGTCGCACATCAATATCCGGATCGTGTTAGCAAGGTGGTAGTGGTCGGCTCGCCCATAGTGGGTTCGTCCCTGGCACCTTTGCTCAAACTCGCTGGGTATCGTTCCATCGCTTTCATGCTGTTCAATATGATGGGACCCTTCCGCGCATTCATGAAATATTATTACTCCCGCGTGATTTGCAGCGACCCGCGTTTCCCGGATATGATGGACCGCGACCTGTCCCGTACTACGGTGGAATCTTTCCTGCTCTCCATCGCTTCGCTTCGCCGCACGGACCTGACACCTGTACTCCCGCAGATCAAAGTCCCATCCCTTGGTATCTACGGTGACAAGGATGTGATCGTCCATCCGATGCAATGGCAGCCCATGTTGAACGGGATGCCGCACGCCAGGATCGAGCGATTCGCCCGGGCGGGGCATTTTCCGATGCTGGAAGAACCGACCGAATTCACCCTGAAGTTAAAAAAATTTCTCGATGAGGACATCCCAGCCTCATGA
- a CDS encoding ATP/GTP-binding protein, translating into MQTVKMVVTGPFSAGKTQFIQSVSEIDVVATERKISSEEERNVKSATTVAMDFGRITVDDDLVLYLFGTPGQKRFDFMWEILSEGMLGFIVMVDSTRPETFREARSILETFRAYAPTPFVVAANKQDMEDSWELEDMRHALRLDKNTKLLPCIATDRKTVKKVLLELLYSILQEMESGK; encoded by the coding sequence ATGCAAACGGTCAAAATGGTAGTGACAGGTCCATTCAGCGCAGGCAAGACGCAGTTTATTCAGTCTGTCAGCGAAATTGATGTTGTTGCCACGGAGCGTAAGATCTCATCCGAAGAGGAACGCAACGTCAAATCTGCGACCACGGTTGCCATGGATTTTGGTCGCATCACGGTCGATGATGATTTGGTTCTGTATCTTTTCGGCACGCCCGGTCAGAAACGTTTTGATTTCATGTGGGAGATCCTTTCGGAGGGGATGCTTGGCTTTATCGTCATGGTGGACAGCACCCGCCCGGAAACCTTCCGCGAGGCGCGTTCGATCCTCGAAACTTTCCGCGCCTATGCGCCCACGCCATTCGTCGTTGCTGCAAACAAGCAGGATATGGAAGATTCCTGGGAACTCGAGGACATGCGTCATGCCCTCCGTTTGGATAAGAATACAAAACTGCTTCCCTGCATTGCCACCGACCGGAAAACAGTGAAAAAGGTTTTGCTGGAACTTTTATACAGCATCTTGCAGGAAATGGAATCCGGAAAATAG
- a CDS encoding DUF4388 domain-containing protein produces MALRGNLRDFTVTQLLNLINLASKTGTLVVDGVSEQAYVSFREGKLAYARIGKDDSSLAYVLHKANKINANQYRAIADRAGQMTDKELGLLLINAGYVSQDDILLNLQSHFTDVVRRLFTWVEGVFRFENDMLPPDDRINVRLDLENIIIEGSRQLRELEQLQDEIPSLDMALKFTERPLTNVNLSVDEWKVVKFVDPKNTMRQIAGTNKLTEAEIRRIVYGLLQAGLVELVRPANAPVQPNPKMFPTQDKEEQKSLINKLIGRIRKL; encoded by the coding sequence ATGGCTCTGCGTGGAAATTTACGCGATTTTACGGTCACACAACTTCTTAATCTAATAAACCTTGCGAGCAAGACGGGAACGCTGGTTGTGGATGGGGTGTCTGAGCAGGCGTACGTTTCCTTTCGTGAGGGGAAACTGGCGTATGCCCGCATCGGCAAGGACGACAGCAGCCTGGCATATGTTCTGCATAAGGCGAACAAGATCAATGCCAATCAATACCGTGCCATCGCAGACCGCGCTGGTCAGATGACCGACAAGGAACTTGGCTTGCTGCTCATCAATGCCGGCTATGTTTCGCAGGATGATATCCTGCTGAATTTGCAATCTCATTTTACGGATGTTGTACGCCGTTTGTTTACGTGGGTCGAAGGGGTGTTCCGTTTCGAGAACGATATGCTTCCTCCCGATGACCGCATCAATGTGCGGCTCGACCTGGAGAATATCATCATCGAAGGTTCGCGTCAGTTGCGCGAACTGGAGCAATTGCAGGATGAAATTCCCAGCCTGGATATGGCGCTCAAGTTCACTGAACGTCCACTCACCAATGTCAATTTAAGCGTGGATGAATGGAAGGTCGTCAAGTTCGTTGACCCGAAGAATACGATGCGTCAGATCGCGGGCACGAACAAGTTGACCGAAGCGGAGATCCGCAGGATCGTCTATGGACTTTTGCAGGCGGGTCTGGTGGAGTTGGTGCGCCCCGCTAATGCCCCTGTCCAGCCGAATCCGAAGATGTTCCCAACGCAGGATAAAGAAGAACAGAAATCATTGATTAATAAACTAATCGGCCGCATTCGAAAACTATAA
- a CDS encoding HAD family phosphatase — MTIRAVFFDYGGVIQRTEHQAPRQRLAERFGMDYADIDEIVFGGGPNGTAAQATVGAIGEDEHWRAVARRLKVKNGEIENIKTEFYAGDVIDREFVDFIRSLRGKFHVGLISNAWDGMRAYLEKNDLLAVFDTVIISAEVKAAKPGVEIYRLALEQAQVKANEAVFVDDVPANIEACQQVGMQGVLFKDPQDAMRQLKRLLK; from the coding sequence ATGACCATTCGGGCAGTATTTTTTGATTATGGCGGTGTCATCCAGCGCACCGAACATCAGGCTCCGCGCCAGCGTCTTGCCGAACGCTTTGGCATGGATTATGCGGATATTGACGAGATTGTCTTCGGCGGTGGACCGAACGGCACAGCGGCACAGGCTACCGTTGGCGCGATCGGCGAAGATGAACACTGGCGGGCTGTTGCGCGTAGGTTGAAGGTCAAGAATGGTGAGATCGAAAATATAAAAACCGAGTTCTATGCGGGTGATGTGATCGACCGCGAATTTGTCGACTTTATTCGATCCCTGCGCGGGAAATTCCATGTGGGTCTCATTTCGAATGCCTGGGACGGTATGCGCGCGTATCTCGAAAAGAACGATTTGCTCGCAGTCTTCGATACGGTCATCATCTCGGCGGAGGTCAAGGCGGCAAAGCCCGGGGTGGAGATATACCGTCTTGCGTTGGAGCAGGCTCAGGTCAAGGCAAATGAGGCGGTCTTTGTGGACGATGTCCCTGCCAATATTGAAGCCTGTCAACAGGTCGGAATGCAGGGAGTCCTGTTCAAGGATCCGCAGGATGCCATGCGCCAATTGAAGCGGTTGTTGAAATGA
- a CDS encoding GNAT family N-acetyltransferase, with product MKEKIETQQVVLPEGFTVRGADPNDIESALELFNTWSRSVVQQDEITDADAIRTEWGSPGFDPARDTRLVFSPEGKLVGYIEVWTNAKPPVHPWIWGRVHPGFSGLGIGTWLLEWAESHACRVLEELPSDVRFAPRLGIYRPAVESKKLFDDRGFRQIRSSYQMRINLEEAPPSPLLPDGITIRTADPENDIRAVYEAAEESFRDHFGHLPEPFEEGFARFKHFFTGAGFDPTLWFLAMKGDQIVGISLCRPNAYEDADLGWVNTLGVRRPWRKYGLGLALLQHSFGEFYKRGKRKVGLGVDAENLTGALRLYEKAGMHIHMAFDLFEKTIREGREISVESLSE from the coding sequence ATGAAAGAAAAGATCGAAACCCAACAAGTTGTATTGCCCGAAGGATTTACTGTCCGAGGTGCAGATCCGAATGATATCGAGTCTGCGCTGGAACTGTTCAACACATGGTCGCGGTCTGTGGTGCAACAGGACGAGATCACCGATGCGGACGCGATCCGCACGGAATGGGGATCGCCGGGTTTTGACCCCGCGCGTGATACCCGCCTGGTCTTCTCACCGGAGGGAAAACTGGTCGGTTACATCGAAGTGTGGACCAACGCCAAGCCGCCCGTCCACCCGTGGATCTGGGGACGTGTCCATCCCGGTTTTAGCGGATTGGGAATCGGCACGTGGTTATTGGAATGGGCGGAATCCCACGCCTGCCGCGTCCTTGAAGAGCTGCCCTCCGATGTGCGCTTTGCCCCCCGCTTGGGTATATACCGTCCCGCGGTGGAATCGAAGAAATTGTTCGATGACAGGGGCTTTCGCCAGATCCGCAGTTCTTATCAGATGCGGATCAATCTGGAAGAAGCGCCTCCCTCTCCGCTCTTGCCTGATGGGATCACCATCCGCACCGCCGACCCCGAGAACGACATTCGAGCCGTCTATGAAGCCGCCGAAGAATCGTTCCGCGATCATTTTGGGCATCTCCCTGAACCGTTTGAAGAAGGTTTTGCCCGCTTCAAGCATTTCTTTACGGGAGCAGGTTTTGACCCGACCCTATGGTTTCTCGCCATGAAAGGCGACCAGATCGTCGGTATCAGTTTGTGCCGCCCGAATGCCTATGAAGATGCGGATCTGGGATGGGTGAACACCCTGGGCGTTCGCCGTCCCTGGCGCAAGTATGGGCTTGGATTGGCGCTCCTGCAACATAGTTTTGGCGAATTTTACAAGCGCGGAAAACGAAAGGTCGGCTTGGGTGTGGATGCGGAGAACCTGACCGGCGCCCTGCGGCTCTACGAGAAGGCAGGCATGCACATCCACATGGCGTTCGACCTGTTCGAAAAGACGATTCGCGAAGGACGTGAAATCAGTGTAGAATCACTGTCAGAATAA
- a CDS encoding GNAT family N-acetyltransferase yields MTKETLLNSNLNLRPVTWADLHAVAKLIYEVTEADGDITVAVTPEELEHEWHTEGFNPETDAFLVETQAGRVVGFQDFYNVKNHAHLTIDGYVHPDFKGMGIDRALMERAEARALEEMKLAAPDLRVYIRSTMDGKDEPAISLHKETGYATVRYFWRMEITLDEMPTIPPFPEGIELRPFDKEAHSRLVWQADNEAFNEHWGSHGSTFEEWSFRKFERPEFDPNLWLIAWDGDEIAGFSQNRYRMGIGWVGTLGVRKPWRKKGLGLTLLKHSFADFYKRGMKTIGLGVDASNSTGATRLYERAGMHVASEFVTFEKELRPGRSLEE; encoded by the coding sequence ATGACAAAGGAAACGCTTCTTAACTCAAACTTGAACCTGCGTCCTGTCACCTGGGCGGATCTCCACGCTGTGGCAAAGCTCATCTACGAAGTCACCGAAGCGGATGGTGACATCACTGTCGCTGTGACGCCCGAAGAACTTGAGCACGAGTGGCATACGGAAGGCTTCAATCCTGAAACCGACGCTTTCCTCGTAGAAACACAGGCTGGACGTGTGGTCGGTTTTCAGGATTTCTATAATGTCAAGAACCATGCCCATTTGACCATTGATGGATATGTTCATCCCGACTTCAAAGGAATGGGCATCGACCGCGCCCTGATGGAACGTGCCGAGGCACGCGCGCTCGAAGAGATGAAACTCGCCGCGCCCGATCTGCGGGTGTACATCCGCAGCACGATGGACGGCAAGGATGAACCGGCAATTTCTCTACACAAGGAAACGGGCTATGCCACCGTCCGCTATTTCTGGCGGATGGAGATAACGCTCGATGAAATGCCGACCATTCCACCTTTTCCCGAAGGAATCGAATTGCGTCCCTTCGACAAGGAAGCGCACAGCCGCCTCGTCTGGCAGGCGGACAACGAAGCCTTCAACGAACATTGGGGCAGTCACGGCTCCACCTTTGAAGAGTGGTCGTTCCGTAAATTTGAGAGACCCGAATTCGACCCGAACCTGTGGCTGATCGCCTGGGATGGCGACGAAATCGCTGGCTTCTCCCAGAACCGCTACCGCATGGGCATCGGCTGGGTCGGCACGCTGGGAGTCCGCAAGCCGTGGCGCAAAAAAGGACTTGGGCTGACTCTGCTCAAACATTCCTTCGCCGATTTTTACAAGCGCGGCATGAAGACCATCGGTCTCGGCGTGGACGCGTCCAATTCCACAGGAGCAACCCGTCTGTACGAAAGAGCCGGAATGCATGTGGCGAGCGAATTCGTCACATTTGAAAAGGAACTTCGTCCCGGACGAAGTTTGGAAGAATAA
- a CDS encoding GNAT family protein, which yields MNDIFCGKLVRLSAADPEELGRHYVGWSRDTEMMRLFGSTPARMQSARASIEYYEKELRDQPPSHFYFNIRALEDDRLLGETDLDITSWASRDAFVGIGIGDRADWGRGYGTDAMQLILRYAFAELNLHRVSLSVFEYNPRAIRSYEKCGFRIEGRRRSALLKDGKRWDMFYMGILLEEWMELNNDKGNAS from the coding sequence ATGAACGATATTTTCTGCGGCAAATTGGTGCGGCTTTCTGCCGCCGACCCGGAAGAACTCGGCAGGCACTACGTCGGCTGGAGCCGCGATACGGAAATGATGCGCTTGTTCGGTTCGACTCCAGCCCGAATGCAGTCCGCGCGGGCAAGTATCGAGTATTACGAAAAGGAATTGAGAGATCAGCCGCCCTCCCATTTTTATTTCAACATCCGCGCGCTGGAGGATGACCGTCTGCTCGGCGAGACCGACCTTGACATAACAAGCTGGGCTTCGCGCGATGCTTTTGTGGGCATAGGCATCGGAGACCGCGCGGACTGGGGCAGGGGCTACGGTACGGACGCGATGCAGCTGATCCTGCGCTATGCCTTCGCTGAACTCAATTTGCACCGTGTTTCGCTTTCTGTTTTTGAGTACAACCCGCGCGCGATCCGTTCCTATGAAAAGTGCGGATTCCGCATTGAGGGCCGCCGCCGCAGTGCATTGCTCAAGGATGGCAAACGCTGGGATATGTTTTACATGGGAATTTTATTGGAAGAATGGATGGAATTGAACAATGACAAAGGAAACGCTTCTTAA
- a CDS encoding GNAT family protein — MKDIYRGTLVCLASETPETMAKFHLKWDRDTEAHRLGDSAPAQLWSQKKLKEFVEKNDDRQENSFRFAIRTLEADKLIGTTSLWVHSWTHSDAWLGIFIGEREYWGRGYGTDAMRLIVQYGFAELNLRRITLGLHSYNERALKSYLKIGFTLEGRVRGEGLRDGVRYDDLYMGLLREEWLIAQGAK; from the coding sequence ATGAAAGACATCTATCGCGGAACCCTCGTCTGTCTGGCATCCGAAACGCCCGAGACCATGGCGAAATTCCATCTCAAATGGGATCGGGATACGGAGGCGCACCGCCTCGGCGACAGTGCTCCGGCGCAGTTGTGGTCACAGAAAAAACTCAAGGAGTTTGTCGAGAAGAACGACGACAGACAGGAAAATAGTTTTCGCTTTGCGATCCGCACGCTGGAGGCCGACAAATTGATCGGAACCACGTCGCTGTGGGTGCACTCGTGGACTCACAGCGACGCCTGGCTTGGCATTTTTATCGGCGAGCGCGAGTATTGGGGCAGGGGCTATGGCACGGATGCCATGCGCCTGATCGTGCAGTACGGATTTGCTGAACTCAATCTGCGGCGTATTACGCTTGGTTTGCATTCGTATAACGAGCGCGCGCTGAAGAGTTACCTGAAAATCGGTTTTACGTTGGAGGGACGCGTGCGCGGCGAAGGTCTGCGCGACGGCGTCCGTTACGATGACCTGTACATGGGCTTGCTGCGTGAAGAATGGCTCATCGCACAGGGTGCAAAATGA
- a CDS encoding GNAT family protein, which produces MLEIQNQLFEATDIRFGPIDHETHPEIESKWTHDAEYMRLMELKPIRPLSAAMVKKQYEAIEKEMEEDKNLFYFTIRAREDDRLIGKALIEWIDWANGNGFIRFGIGEADSRRKGYGSQALSMLLRYAFGELNLYRVTAVVPAYNEGAIRLFQKFGFVEEVRRRKALHRDGEFWDILGFGLLNAEWRDQTSA; this is translated from the coding sequence ATGTTGGAGATACAAAATCAGTTATTCGAAGCGACGGATATCCGTTTCGGTCCCATTGACCATGAAACGCATCCTGAAATCGAATCCAAATGGACGCATGATGCGGAGTATATGCGCCTGATGGAACTCAAGCCCATCCGTCCGCTTTCGGCGGCGATGGTGAAGAAGCAATACGAAGCCATCGAAAAGGAAATGGAAGAGGACAAGAACCTGTTCTATTTCACCATCCGCGCCCGCGAAGATGACCGTTTGATCGGCAAGGCGCTGATCGAGTGGATCGACTGGGCGAACGGCAACGGCTTCATCCGCTTCGGGATCGGCGAAGCCGATTCCCGCCGCAAGGGATATGGCTCGCAAGCCTTGTCCATGCTCCTGCGCTATGCGTTCGGCGAATTGAACCTGTACCGCGTCACAGCGGTGGTGCCCGCCTACAACGAAGGCGCGATCCGTCTCTTCCAGAAGTTCGGTTTTGTGGAGGAGGTGCGCCGTCGGAAAGCCCTGCACCGTGACGGAGAATTTTGGGACATCCTCGGCTTCGGCTTGTTGAATGCCGAATGGCGCGACCAGACATCGGCGTAG
- a CDS encoding response regulator, with amino-acid sequence MIDWNTSPNLNARHTVLIVSQDAEMTSVWKTLFEQRNCRVMIEHTPQAAVQTARLLSPALTILELDLSQNERIELCRELRAASNGTILLLAPRANELEISLYHQAGADEYIPTPISPMALLIKSMAWLARQEWLVPRKLTTNMYV; translated from the coding sequence ATGATCGACTGGAACACATCCCCGAACCTCAATGCAAGGCACACTGTCCTGATCGTTTCACAAGATGCAGAAATGACAAGCGTCTGGAAAACGCTCTTCGAGCAGAGAAACTGCCGCGTGATGATCGAACACACTCCGCAAGCCGCTGTCCAAACCGCGCGGCTGCTCTCCCCCGCTCTGACCATCCTCGAGCTTGACCTTTCACAGAACGAACGCATAGAACTCTGCAGGGAACTGCGCGCTGCCTCCAACGGCACGATCCTGCTGCTTGCTCCGCGCGCCAACGAACTGGAAATTTCCCTCTACCATCAAGCTGGCGCGGATGAGTATATCCCCACGCCGATCAGCCCGATGGCGCTGTTGATCAAATCCATGGCGTGGCTGGCAAGGCAGGAATGGCTTGTGCCGCGAAAACTCACCACAAACATGTATGTATAA